A genomic window from Diceros bicornis minor isolate mBicDic1 chromosome 35, mDicBic1.mat.cur, whole genome shotgun sequence includes:
- the ISCU gene encoding iron-sulfur cluster assembly enzyme ISCU has translation MAAAGAGRLRRAASALLLRSPRLPARELSAPARLYHKKVVDHYENPRNVGSLDKTSKNVGTGLVGAPACGDVMKLQIQVDEKGKIVDARFKTFGCGSAIASSSLATEWVKGKTVEEALTIKNTDIAKELCLPPVKLHCSMLAEDAIKAALADYKLKQEPKKGEAERQ, from the exons ATGGCGGCGGCTGGAGCGGGCCGTCTGAGGCGGGCGGCGTCGGCCTTGCTGCTGCGGAGCCCGCGCCTGCCCGCCCGGGAGCTGTCAGCTCCGGCCCGGCTCTATCACAAGAAG GTTGTTGATCATTATGAAAATCCTAGAAACGTGGGGTCCCTTGACAAGACATCTAAAAATGTGGGAACTGGATTGGTGGGGGCTCCAGCGTGTGGTGATGTAATGAAACTACAG ATTCAAGTGGATGAAAAGGGGAAGATCGTGGACGCCAGGTTTAAAACATTTGGCTGTGGTTCTGCCATTGCCTCCAGCTCATTAGCCACCGAATGGGTAAAAGGGAAGACG GTGGAGGAAGCCTTGACCATCAAAAACACAGATATCGCCAAGGAGCTCTGCCTCCCTCCTGTGAAACTGCACTGCTCCA tgcTGGCTGAAGATGCGATCAAGGCCGCCCTGGCTGATTACAAGCTGAAACAAGAACCCAAGAAAGGCGAGGCAGAGAGGCAGTGA